A genomic window from Pocillopora verrucosa isolate sample1 chromosome 7, ASM3666991v2, whole genome shotgun sequence includes:
- the LOC131781413 gene encoding denticleless protein homolog isoform X2, with product MTLLDSIFHRQLVPSPLKRAFPFDFALNTFSCVRDDEYLVQRREIDVPPFACRFSRAGLGGHMLGIADEEGWVQILDSRRTSPKSLIKEWNAHENAVFDIAWMHWEQYMVTASGDQTVRLWDVNRDDCLAVFKGHTCSVKSVDFREDDIFVFASGARDGNVMVWDMRCNRRSGHFSQPVNIISNAHAEKLPGTPQTMKKKSRRSTSSRPVMNSGQQSVTAVLFQGGEKLISAGAMDGSIKIWDLRKTYTNLKADPLPFHTFPYPEQGVRRKHGFSSLVLDSNHSSLFASCTDDKIYMYSCTALGQEPVCTFAGHMNSTFYVKAALSPDDMYLLSGSSNNDAFIWRVSDPTAPPTLLKGHLGEVTSVAWCPSDQGKVITCSDDNSFRIWRMDCRTNNSDKHDVIGESCRGTGTGSHSPINEASSPSRFYRTPSPSPNNSPDSKRLLWTPLSKVITNPRLNKISSPVGKVSPKLQSSHKISLQKTQNLQMQSLSPKLSTSLQNLTTGPSPHVVPNKNSDSQIVPSSVSFPSSSGSQSSPCSSPKSPAASKFHSPTQLLTSWLKSNSRKRCHSDSDDQLNHQIQSVTAQKCSDMTQKAVNSLQDVKQPNQTAKNKRQEYRTEDKTENTHFNGQKNVSVLPLRKRLCISDLLNSNAGHVGIRNWNKSSLNPDKENKLINNSSPGEAKFAKLELDFNCHQKSEATSEQKVTAKAHSANWLTQWSNRRQEENGEKSIPLPEKGGKNFVENTDSIITTVSDEESQAYGLQPQENEMNETKLLLASSTSF from the exons ATGACTCTTCTTGATTCAATTTTCCATAGACAACTTGTTCCTAGTCCGCTGAAGAGGG CTTTTCCGTTTGACTTCGCGTTAAATACGTTCAGTTGTGTTAGAGATGATGAATATCTCGTCCAAAGAAGAGAG ATCGATGTACCACCATTTGCATGTCGTTTTAGTCGTG CTGGTCTCGGTGGACATATGTTGGGGATTGCTGATGAAGAAGGTTGGGTTCAAATACTGGATTCAAGGAGAACATCTCCAAAATCACTCATAAAAG aatggAACGCTCATGAGAATGCAGTGTTTGATATTGCATGGATGCACTGGGAGCAATATATG GTTACAGCATCTGGTGACCAGACAGTGAGACTTTGGGATGTCAACCGCGATGACTGCTTGGCAGTGTTCAAGGGGCACACTTGTAGCGTGAAATCTGTGGACTTCAGAGAAGATGACATCT TTGTCTTTGCCTCAGGTGCAAGAGACGGCAATGTGATGGTATGGGACATGAGATGTAATCGTCGCTCAGGACACTTTAGTCAACCTGTTAATATAATAAGCAATGCACATGCAGAGAAACTCCCTGGAACAccacaaacaatgaaaaagaaatccAGAAGGTCAACCTCTTCGCGACCAGTTATG AATTCCGGCCAGCAAAGTGTAACAGCAGTGCTATTCCAAGGAGGGGAGAAACTCATATCAGCTGGAGCAATGGATGGTAGTATCAAGATCTGGGACCTGCGTAAAACCTATACCAACCTCAAAGCAGACCCACTTCCTTTTCACACTTTTCCTTACCCAGAGCAAGGAGTCAGGAGAAAACATG GTTTTTCATCGCTTGTCTTGGACTCCAACCACTCATCCTTATTTGCAAGCTGTACAGATGACAAAATCTACATGTACAGCTGCACTGCATTAGGTCAGGAGCCTGTGTGTACTTTCGCAGGTCACATGAACTCCACTTTTTACGTCAAAGCAGCTCTCAGTCCTGATGACATGTACTTACTCAGTGGATCAAGTAACAACGATGCCTTCATATGGAGGGTGTCAGACCCTACTGCCCCACCCACCCTGCTAAAGGGACACCTTGGAGAGGTGACAAGTGTTGCATGGTGTCCATCTGATCAGGGAAAG GTTATAACTTGTTCAGATGATAACAGCTTTAGAATATG GAGAATGGATTGCAGAACAAATAACAGTGATAAACATGATGTCATTGGTGAGAGCTGTAGAGGAACTGGCACAGGATCTCATTCTCCCATCAATG AAGCTTCAAGTCCATCAAGATTTTATAGAACACCAAGTCCTTCTCCCAACAACAGCCCTGATTCAAAGAGATTACTCTGGACCCCACTATCAAAAGTCATCACCAATCCAAGATTAAATAAAATCTCCAGTCCTGTTGGAAAGGTGTCTCCCAAATTGCAGAGCTCCCATAAAATAAGCTTGCAAAAGACACAAAATCTTCAAATGCAATCTTTGTCTCCAAAGCTTTCTACAAGTTTGCAAAACCTGACAACAG GTCCATCACCTCACGTGGTTCCTAATAAGAACTCAGATTCTCAGATAGTGCCTTCCTCTGTCTCCTTTCCCTCCTCTTCTGGATCCCAGTCATCACCCTGCTCCAGCCCTAAGTCACCTGCTGCCTCAAAGTTTCACAGCCCAACTCAATTGCTGACATCCTGGttaaaatcaaattcaagaaagCGATGTCACAGTGACAGTGATGACCAATTAAATCACCAGATCCAGTCTGTTACAGCTCAGAAATGCTCTGACATGACACAGAAAGCTGTTAATTCTTTACAAGATGTCAAACAACCAAACCAAACtgccaaaaataaaagacaagaaTACAGGACTGAGgataaaactgaaaatactCATTTCAATGGACAAAAGAATGTTTCAGTGTTGCCTCTCAGGAAAAGATTATGCATCAGTGATCTCTTAAATTCAAATGCAGGCCATGTGGGAATTAGAAATTGGAATAAATCAAGTTTAAACCCTGATAAGGAAAACAAACTAATTAACAACAGTTCTCCTGGTGAGGCTAAATTTGCCAAACTGGAACTTGATTTTAATTGTCACCAAAAATCAGAAGCAACTTCTGAACAAAAGGTTACTGCGAAAGCTCATTCTGCAAACTGGCTAACACAGTGGAGCAATCGTCGTCAAGAAGAGAATGGTGAGAAAAGTATTCCACTGCCTGAGAAGGGAGGCAAAAACTTTGTTGAAAACACAGATTCAATCATAACCACAGTTTCTGATGAAGAATCACAAGCCTATGGTTTACAACCACAG GAAAATGAGATGAATGAAACCAAGCTTCTTTTGGCCAGCAGTACCagcttttaa
- the LOC131781413 gene encoding denticleless protein homolog isoform X3, with the protein MTLLDSIFHRQLVPSPLKRAFPFDFALNTFSCVRDDEYLVQRREIDVPPFACRFSRAGLGGHMLGIADEEGWVQILDSRRTSPKSLIKEWNAHENAVFDIAWMHWEQYMVTASGDQTVRLWDVNRDDCLAVFKGHTCSVKSVDFREDDIFVFASGARDGNVMVWDMRCNRRSGHFSQPVNIISNAHAEKLPGTPQTMKKKSRRSTSSRPVMNSGQQSVTAVLFQGGEKLISAGAMDGSIKIWDLRKTYTNLKADPLPFHTFPYPEQGVRRKHGFSSLVLDSNHSSLFASCTDDKIYMYSCTALGQEPVCTFAGHMNSTFYVKAALSPDDMYLLSGSSNNDAFIWRVSDPTAPPTLLKGHLGEVTSVAWCPSDQGKVITCSDDNSFRIWRMDCRTNNSDKHDVIGESCRGTGTGSHSPINGPSPHVVPNKNSDSQIVPSSVSFPSSSGSQSSPCSSPKSPAASKFHSPTQLLTSWLKSNSRKRCHSDSDDQLNHQIQSVTAQKCSDMTQKAVNSLQDVKQPNQTAKNKRQEYRTEDKTENTHFNGQKNVSVLPLRKRLCISDLLNSNAGHVGIRNWNKSSLNPDKENKLINNSSPGEAKFAKLELDFNCHQKSEATSEQKVTAKAHSANWLTQWSNRRQEENGEKSIPLPEKGGKNFVENTDSIITTVSDEESQAYGLQPQREDNSKPGKSILTYFKPVSHS; encoded by the exons ATGACTCTTCTTGATTCAATTTTCCATAGACAACTTGTTCCTAGTCCGCTGAAGAGGG CTTTTCCGTTTGACTTCGCGTTAAATACGTTCAGTTGTGTTAGAGATGATGAATATCTCGTCCAAAGAAGAGAG ATCGATGTACCACCATTTGCATGTCGTTTTAGTCGTG CTGGTCTCGGTGGACATATGTTGGGGATTGCTGATGAAGAAGGTTGGGTTCAAATACTGGATTCAAGGAGAACATCTCCAAAATCACTCATAAAAG aatggAACGCTCATGAGAATGCAGTGTTTGATATTGCATGGATGCACTGGGAGCAATATATG GTTACAGCATCTGGTGACCAGACAGTGAGACTTTGGGATGTCAACCGCGATGACTGCTTGGCAGTGTTCAAGGGGCACACTTGTAGCGTGAAATCTGTGGACTTCAGAGAAGATGACATCT TTGTCTTTGCCTCAGGTGCAAGAGACGGCAATGTGATGGTATGGGACATGAGATGTAATCGTCGCTCAGGACACTTTAGTCAACCTGTTAATATAATAAGCAATGCACATGCAGAGAAACTCCCTGGAACAccacaaacaatgaaaaagaaatccAGAAGGTCAACCTCTTCGCGACCAGTTATG AATTCCGGCCAGCAAAGTGTAACAGCAGTGCTATTCCAAGGAGGGGAGAAACTCATATCAGCTGGAGCAATGGATGGTAGTATCAAGATCTGGGACCTGCGTAAAACCTATACCAACCTCAAAGCAGACCCACTTCCTTTTCACACTTTTCCTTACCCAGAGCAAGGAGTCAGGAGAAAACATG GTTTTTCATCGCTTGTCTTGGACTCCAACCACTCATCCTTATTTGCAAGCTGTACAGATGACAAAATCTACATGTACAGCTGCACTGCATTAGGTCAGGAGCCTGTGTGTACTTTCGCAGGTCACATGAACTCCACTTTTTACGTCAAAGCAGCTCTCAGTCCTGATGACATGTACTTACTCAGTGGATCAAGTAACAACGATGCCTTCATATGGAGGGTGTCAGACCCTACTGCCCCACCCACCCTGCTAAAGGGACACCTTGGAGAGGTGACAAGTGTTGCATGGTGTCCATCTGATCAGGGAAAG GTTATAACTTGTTCAGATGATAACAGCTTTAGAATATG GAGAATGGATTGCAGAACAAATAACAGTGATAAACATGATGTCATTGGTGAGAGCTGTAGAGGAACTGGCACAGGATCTCATTCTCCCATCAATG GTCCATCACCTCACGTGGTTCCTAATAAGAACTCAGATTCTCAGATAGTGCCTTCCTCTGTCTCCTTTCCCTCCTCTTCTGGATCCCAGTCATCACCCTGCTCCAGCCCTAAGTCACCTGCTGCCTCAAAGTTTCACAGCCCAACTCAATTGCTGACATCCTGGttaaaatcaaattcaagaaagCGATGTCACAGTGACAGTGATGACCAATTAAATCACCAGATCCAGTCTGTTACAGCTCAGAAATGCTCTGACATGACACAGAAAGCTGTTAATTCTTTACAAGATGTCAAACAACCAAACCAAACtgccaaaaataaaagacaagaaTACAGGACTGAGgataaaactgaaaatactCATTTCAATGGACAAAAGAATGTTTCAGTGTTGCCTCTCAGGAAAAGATTATGCATCAGTGATCTCTTAAATTCAAATGCAGGCCATGTGGGAATTAGAAATTGGAATAAATCAAGTTTAAACCCTGATAAGGAAAACAAACTAATTAACAACAGTTCTCCTGGTGAGGCTAAATTTGCCAAACTGGAACTTGATTTTAATTGTCACCAAAAATCAGAAGCAACTTCTGAACAAAAGGTTACTGCGAAAGCTCATTCTGCAAACTGGCTAACACAGTGGAGCAATCGTCGTCAAGAAGAGAATGGTGAGAAAAGTATTCCACTGCCTGAGAAGGGAGGCAAAAACTTTGTTGAAAACACAGATTCAATCATAACCACAGTTTCTGATGAAGAATCACAAGCCTATGGTTTACAACCACAG AGAGAAGATAATTCCAAGCCAGGAAAGAGCATTTTGACTTATTTCAAACCAGTCAGCCATTcctaa
- the LOC131781415 gene encoding putative fructokinase, with product MCFVIFFFKQESIKMAYIAGVELGGTTCIAAIAELRQPRKIIASFETETEARPQETLSSLTKFLKEKRTSLGIASYEAIGIASFGPVDLCRSSPTYGFITTTPKEPWRNTDIVGFFKREFGDSTPIGFDTDVNAPAMAELAKIEHDPADPPTVVYITVGTGVGVGAAVCGKPLHGLLHLEGGHTMVPPLDGDSYPGGCGFNHGYCVEGMVHSKAIAARAKVSQRELHTLTDDHEVWEKAGYYLGVLCLNVTYLLSPHVIVLGGGILKRRVLFSKARRWFKDLMKGYLEVEKFKTEDGLASYIRGSVFGDSTGIIGALELARKEVCNRN from the coding sequence atgtgttttgtcatttttttttttaaacaagaatcGATAAAAATGGCGTATATTGCTGGAGTGGAGCTTGGAGGCACGACATGTATTGCCGCAATTGCAGAGTTACGCCAACCAAGAAAGATTATTGCGAGttttgaaacagaaacagaagcTAGGCCACAGGAGACGCTCTCAAGTTTGACGAAATTCCTTAAGGAGAAGCGCACGAGTCTGGGCATTGCTTCATATGAAGCTATCGGAATCGCTTCCTTTGGGCCAGTAGATCTGTGCAGGAGTTCTCCAACCTACGGCTTTATCACCACAACTCCAAAAGAACCTTGGAGAAATACCGATATAGTCGGCTTTTTTAAACGTGAATTCGGCGACTCCACTCCAATTGGGTTCGATACAGATGTCAACGCACCAGCAATGGCTGAACTCGCGAAAATTGAACACGATCCCGCGGATCCTCCCACGGTGGTTTACATCACTGTAGGAACTGGTGTCGGCGTAGGAGCTGCGGTGTGTGGGAAACCCTTACACGGGCTTCTTCATCTCGAGGGAGGACATACTATGGTACCTCCCCTCGATGGGGACAGCTACCCTGGGGGGTGTGGTTTCAACCATGGGTATTGTGTAGAGGGAATGGTGCACTCTAAAGCAATTGCAGCTCGAGCTAAGGTGAGCCAAAGGGAACTCCATACCCTAACAGATGATCATGAGGTGTGGGAGAAGGCTGGCTACTACCTCGGAGTTCTATGCCTAAATGTCACATATCTGCTCTCTCCTCATGTGATTGTCTTGGGGGGAGGAATCCTGAAGCGCAGAGTACTTTTTAGCAAAGCAAGAAGATGGTTTAAGGATTTAATGAAAGGATATCTTGAGGTAGAGAAATTCAAGACAGAAGATGGATTGGCAAGTTACATTAGGGGAAGTGTTTTTGGTGATTCAACTGGAATTATCGGTGCTTTAGAACTGGCCAGGAAAGAAGTCTGt
- the LOC131781414 gene encoding dipeptidyl-peptidase 5-like, whose translation MAESTAPYGSWQSKISSTTVVSESRSIMEVRIDPFQEDKVFWSEMRPEEEGRYVICCWSGGLESITPDGFSSRTLVHEYGGGAFFVHKYRIYFSNYEDQRMYCQKIKKSGTEPVPITPKHKAWRYADGAMYKKNIVVCVREDHEVLSEGAEEAQNTVVSINRKKKEQVVLVSGANFYSTPRVSKNGTMAWVQWNHPNMPWDDTELWLAEISSDGDSLKDDTKRKVAGGVGISVMLPKWSPDDKLLYINDKTNWWNLYQLDDDDEETSLCPRKEEIGQPAWEFGGSPYSCNPTGNGDILMIHGSELACLKPSGEKQDIKIKEDDYKAFAKLEYSPDGKYAYMVAGGPQTFAKLIKLDLKSGKSSVIRESHGALGIDGYVSVPQEVSWETRDGAKAYGYYYPPQNKDYQGPDDETPPLLVKVHGGPTSACSPVLDLKKQFVTSRGFAVLDVNYRGSTGFGRKFRDALKTNWGLIDVQDCCDGALYLAKEGKVDGKRLTIDGGSAGGFVALSALTFHKDFSAGTSNYGVSDISALAENTHKFESRYTETLVGPYPEDKATYEERSPVYHASECKAALAMFQGSEDKIVPPEQSEKMYDAVKDNGVPVAYKVFEGEQHGFRKAENIKFSIDGEFYFYSKVFNFDAPGIQVDLVIENLPEEES comes from the exons ATGGCGGAATCCACAGCACCGTACGGCTCCTGGCAAAGCAAGATATCAAGCACTACTGTCGTTTCAGAGTCAAGATCAATAATGGAAGTTAGGATAGACCCTTTCCAAGAAG ATAAAGTCTTCTGGTCAGAGATGCGGCCAGAGGAAGAGGGAAGATATGTCATCTGTTGTTGGAGTGGGGGACTAGAATCCATTACCCCAGATGGTTTCAGCAGTCGAACACTTGTCCATGAATATGGAGGGGGTGCTTTCTTTGTTCACAAGTACCGGATCTATTTTTCCAATTATGAAGATCAAAGGATGTACTgccagaaaataaagaaatctggGACTGAACCAGTTCCTATCACTCCAAAGCATAAAGCCTGGAGATATGCTGATGGTGCCATGTACAAAAAAAACATCGTTGTTTGTGTACGTGAAGATCATGAGGTGCTTTCTGAAGGAGCAGAAGAGGCACAAAACACAGTTGTATCTATCAACCGGAAGAAAAAAGAGCAGGTTGTGTTG GTTTCAGGAGCAAATTTTTATTCAACTCCAAGAGTATCCAAGAATGGCACAATGGCTTGGGTACAGTGGAATCACCCAAATATG ccATGGGATGACACTGAGCTTTGGCTGGCAGAAATATCATCGGATGGAGATTCACTAAAGGATGACACAAAACGAAAG GTAGCAGGGGGAGTTGGTATCAGCGTCATGCTTCCCAAGTGGTCCCCAGATGACAAGCTCCTTTACATCAACGACAAAACGAACTGGTGGAATCTTTATCAGTTagatgatgatgacgaggaGACCAGTTTGTGTCCAAGGAAGGAAGAGATTGGTCAGCCAGCGTGGGAGTTTGGAGGGAGTCCGTATTCCTGCAATCCCACTGGCAACGGTGACATTCTCATGATTCACGGCTCG GAGCTGGCATGCCTCAAACCCTCTGGTGAAAAGCAGGATATTAAAATTAAAGAGGATGATTACAAAGCTTTTGCCAAGCTGGAATACTCTCCAGATGGAAAGTACGCATACATGGTGGCAGGTGGACCACAGACGTTTGCAAAGCTTATAAAATTGGACCTGAAGTCTGGAAAATCATCAGTTATCCGTGAATCTCACGGTGCTCTGGGTATTGATGGGTACGTTAGTGTTCCTCAAGAAGTGAGCTGGGAAACACGTGATGGTGCAAAGGCCTATGGATATTACTACCCCCCTCAG AACAAGGATTATCAAGGGCCAGATGATGAGACACCTCCACTGCTTGTCAAGGTTCATGGGGGACCCACCAGTGCTTGTTCACCAGTGCTTGATCTCAAGAAACAATTTGTTACATCCCGAGGCTTTGCAGTGTTGGATGTCAACTACCGTGGCAGTACAGGATTTGGCAGAAAATTCAGGGATGCTCTTAAGACAAA CTGGGGACTGATAGATGTTCAAGACTGCTGTGATGGTGCACTGTATCTGGCTAAAGAAGGCAAAGTTGATGGCAAAAGGCTTACAATTGATGGTGGCTCAGCAGGGGGCTTTGTTGCATTATCTGCCTTAACATTTCATAAAGATTTCAGTGCAGGAACAAGCAATTATGGAGTATCTGACATCTCAGCCCTTGCAGAAAATACGCACAAGTTTGAAAGTCGCtacactgaaacacttgttgGCCCATATCCTGAAGATAAGGCAACATATGAGGAGAGGTCACCAGTATATCATGCTAGTGAGTGCAAGGCTGCTCTGGCAATGTTTCAAGGCTCTGAGGACAAG ATCGTCCCACCTGAACAGTCAGAAAAGATGTATGATGCAGTCAAGGATAATGGAGTCCCTGTGGCATACAAAGTTTTTGAAG GTGAACAACATGGTTTTCGCAAAGCAGAAAACATTAAATTCTCTATTGATGGAGAATTCTACTTCTACTccaaagttttcaattttgatgcACCTGGCATTCAAGTGGAC CTCGTGATTGAAAACTTACCTGAAGAAGAAAGTTAA
- the LOC131781413 gene encoding denticleless protein homolog isoform X1: MTLLDSIFHRQLVPSPLKRAFPFDFALNTFSCVRDDEYLVQRREIDVPPFACRFSRAGLGGHMLGIADEEGWVQILDSRRTSPKSLIKEWNAHENAVFDIAWMHWEQYMVTASGDQTVRLWDVNRDDCLAVFKGHTCSVKSVDFREDDIFVFASGARDGNVMVWDMRCNRRSGHFSQPVNIISNAHAEKLPGTPQTMKKKSRRSTSSRPVMNSGQQSVTAVLFQGGEKLISAGAMDGSIKIWDLRKTYTNLKADPLPFHTFPYPEQGVRRKHGFSSLVLDSNHSSLFASCTDDKIYMYSCTALGQEPVCTFAGHMNSTFYVKAALSPDDMYLLSGSSNNDAFIWRVSDPTAPPTLLKGHLGEVTSVAWCPSDQGKVITCSDDNSFRIWRMDCRTNNSDKHDVIGESCRGTGTGSHSPINEASSPSRFYRTPSPSPNNSPDSKRLLWTPLSKVITNPRLNKISSPVGKVSPKLQSSHKISLQKTQNLQMQSLSPKLSTSLQNLTTGPSPHVVPNKNSDSQIVPSSVSFPSSSGSQSSPCSSPKSPAASKFHSPTQLLTSWLKSNSRKRCHSDSDDQLNHQIQSVTAQKCSDMTQKAVNSLQDVKQPNQTAKNKRQEYRTEDKTENTHFNGQKNVSVLPLRKRLCISDLLNSNAGHVGIRNWNKSSLNPDKENKLINNSSPGEAKFAKLELDFNCHQKSEATSEQKVTAKAHSANWLTQWSNRRQEENGEKSIPLPEKGGKNFVENTDSIITTVSDEESQAYGLQPQREDNSKPGKSILTYFKPVSHS, from the exons ATGACTCTTCTTGATTCAATTTTCCATAGACAACTTGTTCCTAGTCCGCTGAAGAGGG CTTTTCCGTTTGACTTCGCGTTAAATACGTTCAGTTGTGTTAGAGATGATGAATATCTCGTCCAAAGAAGAGAG ATCGATGTACCACCATTTGCATGTCGTTTTAGTCGTG CTGGTCTCGGTGGACATATGTTGGGGATTGCTGATGAAGAAGGTTGGGTTCAAATACTGGATTCAAGGAGAACATCTCCAAAATCACTCATAAAAG aatggAACGCTCATGAGAATGCAGTGTTTGATATTGCATGGATGCACTGGGAGCAATATATG GTTACAGCATCTGGTGACCAGACAGTGAGACTTTGGGATGTCAACCGCGATGACTGCTTGGCAGTGTTCAAGGGGCACACTTGTAGCGTGAAATCTGTGGACTTCAGAGAAGATGACATCT TTGTCTTTGCCTCAGGTGCAAGAGACGGCAATGTGATGGTATGGGACATGAGATGTAATCGTCGCTCAGGACACTTTAGTCAACCTGTTAATATAATAAGCAATGCACATGCAGAGAAACTCCCTGGAACAccacaaacaatgaaaaagaaatccAGAAGGTCAACCTCTTCGCGACCAGTTATG AATTCCGGCCAGCAAAGTGTAACAGCAGTGCTATTCCAAGGAGGGGAGAAACTCATATCAGCTGGAGCAATGGATGGTAGTATCAAGATCTGGGACCTGCGTAAAACCTATACCAACCTCAAAGCAGACCCACTTCCTTTTCACACTTTTCCTTACCCAGAGCAAGGAGTCAGGAGAAAACATG GTTTTTCATCGCTTGTCTTGGACTCCAACCACTCATCCTTATTTGCAAGCTGTACAGATGACAAAATCTACATGTACAGCTGCACTGCATTAGGTCAGGAGCCTGTGTGTACTTTCGCAGGTCACATGAACTCCACTTTTTACGTCAAAGCAGCTCTCAGTCCTGATGACATGTACTTACTCAGTGGATCAAGTAACAACGATGCCTTCATATGGAGGGTGTCAGACCCTACTGCCCCACCCACCCTGCTAAAGGGACACCTTGGAGAGGTGACAAGTGTTGCATGGTGTCCATCTGATCAGGGAAAG GTTATAACTTGTTCAGATGATAACAGCTTTAGAATATG GAGAATGGATTGCAGAACAAATAACAGTGATAAACATGATGTCATTGGTGAGAGCTGTAGAGGAACTGGCACAGGATCTCATTCTCCCATCAATG AAGCTTCAAGTCCATCAAGATTTTATAGAACACCAAGTCCTTCTCCCAACAACAGCCCTGATTCAAAGAGATTACTCTGGACCCCACTATCAAAAGTCATCACCAATCCAAGATTAAATAAAATCTCCAGTCCTGTTGGAAAGGTGTCTCCCAAATTGCAGAGCTCCCATAAAATAAGCTTGCAAAAGACACAAAATCTTCAAATGCAATCTTTGTCTCCAAAGCTTTCTACAAGTTTGCAAAACCTGACAACAG GTCCATCACCTCACGTGGTTCCTAATAAGAACTCAGATTCTCAGATAGTGCCTTCCTCTGTCTCCTTTCCCTCCTCTTCTGGATCCCAGTCATCACCCTGCTCCAGCCCTAAGTCACCTGCTGCCTCAAAGTTTCACAGCCCAACTCAATTGCTGACATCCTGGttaaaatcaaattcaagaaagCGATGTCACAGTGACAGTGATGACCAATTAAATCACCAGATCCAGTCTGTTACAGCTCAGAAATGCTCTGACATGACACAGAAAGCTGTTAATTCTTTACAAGATGTCAAACAACCAAACCAAACtgccaaaaataaaagacaagaaTACAGGACTGAGgataaaactgaaaatactCATTTCAATGGACAAAAGAATGTTTCAGTGTTGCCTCTCAGGAAAAGATTATGCATCAGTGATCTCTTAAATTCAAATGCAGGCCATGTGGGAATTAGAAATTGGAATAAATCAAGTTTAAACCCTGATAAGGAAAACAAACTAATTAACAACAGTTCTCCTGGTGAGGCTAAATTTGCCAAACTGGAACTTGATTTTAATTGTCACCAAAAATCAGAAGCAACTTCTGAACAAAAGGTTACTGCGAAAGCTCATTCTGCAAACTGGCTAACACAGTGGAGCAATCGTCGTCAAGAAGAGAATGGTGAGAAAAGTATTCCACTGCCTGAGAAGGGAGGCAAAAACTTTGTTGAAAACACAGATTCAATCATAACCACAGTTTCTGATGAAGAATCACAAGCCTATGGTTTACAACCACAG AGAGAAGATAATTCCAAGCCAGGAAAGAGCATTTTGACTTATTTCAAACCAGTCAGCCATTcctaa